TAGATCAACGAGCTGCGCATGCGCACTAGGTGCGCAGAAACCACTTCAATGAACACAAAGAAAAATATATTTTCGGGAAAAGAAGAAAATAGTTTATATCCAATGTGTAGAATACTCTATTATTATCATTGTACCTCTAATTAGAACATTCCTGTAGGGATTGGTAAGGTTTTTTCTTGAGATAAGTCCTTGAATGCCTTTTCACGTGAAAGAGCGTATATAAGGAGTTCAGTCTTAGAAACCTCTGGCACTTTTAGAAGCGAAAATAAACGTAGAGGAATTATCTGTAGTGTCCCGACAATTATAGTAGCCATTAAAAAATGGCAGCATACACATTACCGGAGGGATTCTCCGATTTTGACATGTTTGCATTCGGTTCAGCTCTTCTTGTTGGGGGTAAGTGAGATATTTTATGCCAAATATGTTGAAACGAAAGTTTGTATTTATTTGCACTAGAGAAACGGCTGCCAGAGGATGGCGCCCTGTGGGCTTTTAAAGGGATCTGAAATGGATAGGCCTAAAGAATTTAAAGTCGGACAAAACAAAAATTATTTGGCCCGAGAAATGCTTTGAAGATTCTTCAAGTAATGACAGCCATTTGGCAACTTCAAATCCTCCATGTATGTTAATGTGATAATTGATATTATGTGCTAGAATTGTAAGATTATGTTTTGTAAGGTTGAAATGTGAAAGTGAAATAAAAGTATGTGTGCTTAAAATTCAACAATTTCGGACATATACAATACGTGTAACTTGACTGAAATGTTAAACCTCCATTTAGTCTGTTTATATCATGGAATCTGTCACAAGTTGTTTCCCTTGATGATTTCTTTCTTTCCTATGTGTGTTTTAGGTCTTCTTGGATTCTTCCTCAACGCCATTTCAATATTGGCCTATATTAGCGTAAAGCAAATGCGAACTCCCAGTAATTTTCTTGTGTTTAACCTTGCTGTGGCTGACATTATGCTCAATTTAAACGGCCTGATCGCTGCTTACGCCAGTTTATTTTATAGGTATgaatttttgtcctctgacactGCATTAACGCCTTTGGAGGTTGCCTAATTTATGTGTACAATAGTTGTTGCAAAACATGCGTTTCTGCATTGATCTAAAAGTGGTTTACAGAATGATTTGTGCAGACATCCTTTCTAGAGAGGCATTCAAGTAAGGCGCATGTAATCATGTATTTCTGAGTAGCTATAATGGATATATGCTATATTACACAAAAGGGTGATTCCTCACGAAACTAGGGAAAAAATgactcttttttttaaatatattttttttaaatatttttttagattTTCATGAAATGTAATCGATATAAGGGTCCTTTGGAGGAAGCATTGTTGACATGtatctaagtcgctctggataagagcgtctgctaaatggcttaaatgttaaatgtatctTCAAGCATAATTGAACTTTTTTTTTAATGAAGTTTGAAAATTTGTGACATTTTGGCCTGACACAGGTCTCCTTTAAGACACCAACTAAATGGGTGTCAAATGTAGCTGTTCTACTTGTTCTCTAATATGAGTAGTATTTGGATttcaaaaacatattttataaTTATTGAAAAATATAGAAATGTTGGTTAGGGCAAATTGTTCAACATAATGTTGAACAtcatatgtggtccttctgtagctcagttggtagagcatggtgcttgtaacgccagggtagtgggttcgatccccgggaccacccatacgtagaatgtatgcacacatgactgtaagtcgctttggataaaagcgtctgctaaatggcatatattattatatactctacgGGCATATATACGTTCCAGAGGGATCTCTGCTTAGTTTTAAAGTTATGACCCATTTTATTCAGAGAAAATGGTAGAGTAGGCAATGTGACCAATCACAGCCCTCCTTATATTTGTAGAATTTTTAAATCCTGCAAGTCACCAGTAGAGGGtgacaatttaaaaaaatctattttcGCATTCATCCTGTTGGTAATGCATACTAATTGGATCATAACTCTAAAAGTATCAGGGATCCCACGGTGGAACTTTGATATGCCTGTTATTATGCAAAAAAAACTATATTtaaaaataatgtatttatatttttcaatATTGACAAATTAATGTACTTTATAACAAGCAGAACCAGAACAAGCAGAAAAGCTTCATATGACACCGATTTTCATCTACAGATGAAACAATATGGAGTCTTAAGGGAGGAAAGGGTAAGGCCAAAATGTCACAAATATTACAATTTCAATGaattatttctcaattatgctttgatacaaatgtcaaatatataCCAAGAATCCAACCACCAAAAGGAACCTTCTATGGATCAAATTATGTAAAAATCCCCTAAAATCATGGTCTTCTTTTGTTACGAGAGGAATCGCCCGTAACTGTAATGTTGAACAGTTGTTAACGTATATGATCCTGATTTCATAGTTCAACTGTAGGTGTATTTGATATGACAATTTGCAGCAATATGAGTCACCATGTTTATGCCTGATGGGAATACAAACAccaaggctgcgtttacacaggcagcccaattctgatattttgtcaataattgtgtttttttttaccaaatCAGATCGATCTTTTGTAAATAATCAGGCAAAATAtcggaattgggctgcctgtataAACGCAGCCTAAATGTGCTCCTCTCTTCTCGTCACCCTAGACACTGGCCCTGGGGCCAAGACGGATGTAGCAACCACGCCTTCATGGGGATGACAGCAGTTCTGGCCTCTATCAGTTTCCTGGCTACCATCGCCTGGGACAGATATCACCAATATGTGACCAGTGAGTAGTATCCTACTGTacggcggcaggtagcctagtggttagagcgttgggccagtaaccgagctgacaaggtaagaatatgtcgttctgcccctgagcaaggcagttaactcactgtttccCGTGCACCATGGTtgttgattatggcagccccccccgcacctctgattcagaggggttgggttaaatgcggaagacacataaaaaataaaaaaaacaattttaccccctttttcctccctaattttgtggtatccaattgttagtaattactatcttgtctcatcgctacaactcccgtacgggctcgggagagacgaaggtcgaaagccatgcatcctcaaatgcggaagacacatttcagttgaatgaattcagttgtacaactgactaggtatctccattTGCACTTTCCCAGTATGTGTTCATGTCATTTACTAAAGCGTTATTGATTtattaaacattttatttattgATGTACTATATACATGTACAAACATACTCTTGCAAATTCCATTAAACATAACTTTATTATGTTCCAGATCAGAAGCTGTTTTGGAGCACGGCCTGGACTATTTCAATCATTATCTGGGGGTTGGCCATCATCTGGGCGGCTGTCCCTCTGATTGGTTGGGGAGTTTATGACTTTGAGCCAATGGGGACCTGCTGCACACTAGACTACACCAAAGGAGACATGTAGGCTACGTTTATATTAAAATGTAGATTATTTAGCAGacaatcttatccagagcgacttacagtcagaAAATGAAATGTGCGCACaccctcatgttctctctcatctgTGGTGCAGGGAATTCCAGACCTGAAGGTAATTTAATTGTAAAACAACAACTTCCTCACACACTGTTACCTCTACACCCGTTGATGTTTCAACCAGAGACCCTACAAGACTTTACAAAGTCTAAAGGTTGATTCCCAAATACCCTTCTGTCTAAACCAGCTGTTGACATCACTGTTTTCCCAGAAACTGGGATTTAAGATAACCAAGCAGATTACCTCTAAAGTAGGCTCTTTACCCCAGTTGAAAACATCCAGCAtttcacacacagaacgagcactTCCAAAAAATCTCTTAATGGATTGGGATTATTCATTTTGGACAATAAAAACAATGCTGTCTAGCAATGTCTCCCACTGACTATGGTTGCGACATTCCAAGGTTTTCCATAAGTCCCAGTTGGAAGATTCCCGTAATCAGGAGGGAATCAATCAGGAACTGCGGAATCCTctaggatttctggaaaaccggGGAATTTTTGGAAAAATACCAGAATTTAGCAACCCTTAGACAAGTGAGGATACCCCATGTTTGAAGATGCACTGTATAATACAGTGTATGCCGTTATACCGTCTGTGTTCATCTCCATTCAACAGAGACTACATTACCTATATGGGGGCCCTGACTGTCTTCTACCTCATCTTCCCTGCTTATGTCATGAAGTCCAACTACGACGCCATTCACGCATACTTCAAGAAGATCCACAAGCACAGGGTAAATAAACCCTCTAACATTCCACCGTTAGAACATGTGAATGTTCTTTGGAACATTACAACGCATTATAAAAATACCATTCATCTTTGGCCAGAAAAACATACCTctcaatatacagtgcattcgggaaagtattcagacccccttgactttttccacattttgttacattacaatcttattctaaaatagatgagAAAAATACACACAAATAACCCACAAAGCGAAAATgatttttttagacatttttgcaaaaaaaaacaaaaaaaaacagaaatatcttatttacataagtattcagacccagtcACTTGTTCTATGAGACTCTGTTCTGTGTGGGGGTACAtacaaattgagctcaggtgcatcctgtttccattgtcaCTATGTTCTGTGTGGGGGTACATACAGTCACTATGTTCTGTGTGGGGGAATATAACAGTCACTCTGTTCTGTGTGGGGGTACATACAGTCACTATGTTCTGTGTGGGGGTACATACAGTCATTCTGTTCTGTGTGGGGGTACAAACAGTCACTCTGTTCTGCTCTTTTATACATTATGTTATTGTGTGACTTCAAAAGCCAGAAAAGTCTAAACAGTATTAAAGTAAGTGTCGGGCTTAGAATTTATGctagggacatcccaaggattcCAGATAGCTCTAACCCTTAAGTCCCATTCAATACAACTTTATTGACTGTCCTTGTATTCCAGTGGAACACCAGCATACCACTGAGGGTTCTGTTGTTCTGCTGGGGACCCTACGAAATCATGTGCATCTACGCCTGCTTTAGCAACGCCAGACTGGTCTCTCCAAAGCTCAGAATGGTGAGCAGTTCTTTTTCTTGTACCTTTTTTCCCATTTCTTCTATTTTGTCTTTCTTTTCTGTTCCTTTTCTCTGTGCTTGATAATTCTTTAGTTAAATGAAATTTGAATGGAGATTTGTTTTGTTTAAATCTTTTAACAAGAAAACATCTTTATTCATCTCCTAGTTGCTTCCTGTTTTGGCGAAAACAAATCCTATTTTCAACGCGTGGCTCTATTCCTTTGGGAATGAGTTCTACAGAGGAGGGGTGTGGCAGTTCCTGACTGGCCAGAAGTTTACTGAGCCGGTCGTTGTGAAGTTAAAAGGAAGATAAAGGAAGTTTTCCATTCTCACATTCTAATTCCATGGTTACACTACTGTACAGGCCATGGAATTAGAATGTTCCATTCTCACATTCTAATTCCATGGTTACACTACTGTACAGGCCATGGAATTAGAATGTTCCATTCTCACATTCTAATTCCATGGTTACACTACTGTACAGGCCATGGAATTAATATGTTCCATTCTcacattctaattctatggtacAGGCTATATCCAAACAACATCCTCATCATGCACTCTCATTGCAGTAGGTTTCACATTGGAAGAATGGTATTTGTACAAGGTGGTGAACTTAATGTTAATTGTTTATTTAGCTGGCTTGGGAAACCATGGGTCCAATGTAGCTTGTCAATAGCGGTATGGTGGCTGACTCTCCATTCAAATAGACTTTGGGGAGAAGCACCTGCTATTAGATTGAAGGATGTCTCATGATTGACTAGACGTAGGACACTCAGTAACCTACGTTGTAATACAAATACCACAGTGCTCTTAATGTTCATGCTGAGTTATTTGAAGGTAATACGACCAGAGATCAACCTAAAAGTGGACCAAACTTAAGGTTCAAGTCATGTTAATGTAATGCCgttttaaaaatatttgttttatagcCAATAGCTTTACTTCTAGAAGTTTCCCTGATGTATCCCTCCAGCACTGTAATAAACACCGCAAGGTATTCTGCCAGGCAGCCGCTCTTCAATCTGACTCCACTGACCTTACCTGGAAATGGTGTGATTCTCAGCATTCCGCTGTGCCTGTACAGCTGTAAAAGGCTGAGACTTCAAAAAAGAGCTATACTCTtaccacacctgggttcaaatactatttgaaatctttaaaATACTTAaacctgcctggagtgccagatgggcagggtatacagtttttttttaaacatttttttttttacagtatacAGTTTTAAGGCAATCTCAATCGAGCCAGGATAAAGTATTGGAAATTATTTCATATAGTGACTGAACCCAGGTGTCATTCAGCCAAGACATTTCATGCTATGGAGGTTGTTGTGACCAAGCAGATTTATTGTGTCACTTTTGGTTCCTGTGGAGTTTTAGGATTGTGTCCctaattacaccctattccctatttagtgcactatgtagggaacatggTTCAATTTCAAATCTGAAGACAAAAGCCTTGATGTGATGTAACCTCTTCACAGTATAGCCACCAATCTTTCTGTGAAGAACTATTCTCTGTATTCTCTGTAACTATTCTAAGTGGCGAAAACCACTTCCTGTAAAAAATTAATCCCACGGAGGAAGTTTGTGAATGACCAATGCTCCCTATGTTACATAgtcttacattacattacatccccatataGTCTGGAGTAAACTAGATTTAACCTAATAATGTTTGGTGTATTGAATGTGTTTTTTTAGTTCtaatataatatgccatttacCAGACAGATTGACAGTCATGAGTGCATATTTTTTTTGTTAAATGCATTTGTACGTTCAAACCGTAATCTTAGACTATCACATTGTTTCACGTTGTGACGTTTTAACTTCGTCTATCTTTGTGTAGCAGATGCCGGCATGCTTAACCTTACGTAAAAAAAAAAGTCAATCTACTCCATTGCAGTTGTTTGCAATGTTGTCTTTCTCAGTTTTGTCTCTTCTCCCAGTCATGTGTTCTGGTCCCAGGTGAGGTAAGCATGGCAGACATCAACACAGTGGTGTACCGCGCCAGCGCCTGTCACTGTGTCGTCTGAGCTGCTTAACATGGAGTCTCCAGTCCTGAAATAAACCTTTAACAAGTGGAGTGAACTAATGCAGCTAAGTCCCTGACACAGCCGCCTGTCACAGTAATCCTGTGTGGCACAGCACCAGGGCCTGTCACAGCCACATCACCCAATCAGCAGGGGTGTtgcaaatggcaacctattccctatatagtgcactactataaacCAAGACctaatggcaacctattccctatacagtgcactactatgAACCAAAGACctaatggcaacctattccctatatagtgcactactataaacCAAGACCTAATagccacctattccctatatagtgcactactataaacCAATAGCTAATAGCCACCTATtctctatatatagtgcactactataaacCAAGACCTAATagccacctattccctatatagtgcactactataaacCAAGACCTAATggccacctattccctatatagtgcactacaacaGTGGGGAATAGAGTCTCATTTGAGAGGCAAACTGCAAATAGACAACAGCCTTCCTCCGGGGGAGGAGTCGGCTTTCTCCTAACTCACCTGGATGTTACAGTTTGTCAAGTTCAGAGAATCCTGTTGACCAATAAAAAGGGACCTGGATGTTATAGTTGGTCAGGTTCAGAGAATCATGTTGACCAATAAAAAGGGACCTGGATGTTATAGTTGGTCAGGTTCAGAGAACCCTGTTGACCAATAAAAAGGGACCTGGATGTTATAGTTGGTCAGGTTCAGAGAACCCTGTTGACCAATAAAAAGGGACCTGGATGTTATAGTTGGTCAGGTTCAGAGAATCCTGTTGACCAATAAAAAGGGACCTGGATTTTACAGTACTCTAAAAAAGTGCTTAATACACACCATCATTACAGTATGTTTTAGGAGGGTTGACATAATGATGTAACCaaaccatttatttttttatacaaatTGGGCAACGTCTTGTATTTTCCTGAAATGTATACAAAATACAGTTCTGAGATCATTTTTAGTGAGAGCAGAATTGGTGGAAATGACAAAATGCCAACTAGTTCTGCATAAATCAACAAAAGGTTTAATTTTTAGCTAGATGtggagtttttttttttatgtagcgATAAATTAGATCAATCCTGAACTGTGAGATGTAGTGGGGAGTTGTAATTTCCAACAGGCCAACATTGTACATAGTTTACCTCAGAAAActtggtaattaactacaatgactaTAATCCATTGCGCGCccgctgagagaagagagaagcacCGATCGAGGGATAGAAAGTTTAGCgagcctgaaaatacatgattttagatattcagcagtcataaaagtatgccatatttactttgaagaaatactaaaatagtgattttgtcaaaCAGCATAGGCAGTAACTCTAGTaactctatagagatgagatgttgacttggaattaaataaataagtcatcaaataaaacacatTTGTTGAAAAAAAGGCTTGGTTCCTTTAAGAGGTTTAAAGTAATGTGACTGCTGTtgattgttttattctgtgttacagAATTCAACCCACATAAATGGGGTTGAAATTGAAATACGTGATTCTTTTTTAATAATCGAACCAAAACTGAACCGACCTCAAAAAGGACTAATCGCTCAGTACTAGATACAGCATAATCTATTTAACAGATGAGATGGTACGCCAAACTAAACAATGTGAAGGaagtgtccaaaatggcactctATATTATACtctaaatggccccctattccctatgtagagcactacttttgaccagcgcccaatggtagggaatagggggccatttgggatgcgtaTGAAGTCTGAGGGGTTCATGAACTGGCATTAACATACTTCGAAGAACTCAAACACAATTGGTAACTGCCTGGTACAGTACACAATGctaactacagatgtaggatcttaatttgatcactcggATGTTGCAGGATATTTCCTGCACAACAGGAAATGCAAAACGTGTAGTGTatttcaaggtttaaaaaggtgtgtcataaggtgaatgcaccaatttgtaagtcgctctggataagagcgtctgctaaatgacttaaatgtaatataatgtgtgtaaagtttgtcatttccatttAACAGACTTGAACTATTAAAAATGTATCAACACCttcaaaaatgtccattcattgtAATTCACCCATAATTCAAATGTCCTATTTCTGACATGGCAtgctattcactatatagtgtcCCACATTTGGCTACAGTAGAACTTGATACCATTAGCTGGGAGGCGTGTAGAATGTCattcattgtatgctgtaacattaaggttttccttcactggaactaag
The sequence above is drawn from the Oncorhynchus gorbuscha isolate QuinsamMale2020 ecotype Even-year linkage group LG11, OgorEven_v1.0, whole genome shotgun sequence genome and encodes:
- the LOC124048083 gene encoding RPE-retinal G protein-coupled receptor-like isoform X1 — protein: MAAYTLPEGFSDFDMFAFGSALLVGGLLGFFLNAISILAYISVKQMRTPSNFLVFNLAVADIMLNLNGLIAAYASLFYRHWPWGQDGCSNHAFMGMTAVLASISFLATIAWDRYHQYVTNQKLFWSTAWTISIIIWGLAIIWAAVPLIGWGVYDFEPMGTCCTLDYTKGDIDYITYMGALTVFYLIFPAYVMKSNYDAIHAYFKKIHKHRWNTSIPLRVLLFCWGPYEIMCIYACFSNARLVSPKLRMLLPVLAKTNPIFNAWLYSFGNEFYRGGVWQFLTGQKFTEPVVVKLKGR
- the LOC124048083 gene encoding RPE-retinal G protein-coupled receptor-like isoform X2; its protein translation is MRTPSNFLVFNLAVADIMLNLNGLIAAYASLFYRHWPWGQDGCSNHAFMGMTAVLASISFLATIAWDRYHQYVTNQKLFWSTAWTISIIIWGLAIIWAAVPLIGWGVYDFEPMGTCCTLDYTKGDIDYITYMGALTVFYLIFPAYVMKSNYDAIHAYFKKIHKHRWNTSIPLRVLLFCWGPYEIMCIYACFSNARLVSPKLRMLLPVLAKTNPIFNAWLYSFGNEFYRGGVWQFLTGQKFTEPVVVKLKGR